AAGTCTACTGAGGGATAACTGCTCCCATGCTCCCGTTGAAGTAGAAAGTAAAGTCTAGTTTTGTCTAGGTTTTATATAGCAGAGTACAACATAAAAASWNNNNNNNNNNNNNNNNNNNNNNNNNNNNNNNNNNNNNNNNNNNNNNNNNNNNNNNNNNNNGTCTTTTCACTTCTCCTTGGGACAGAACTTGGCTTTTGGTAAGATCAGGAAAATATTGTACCCAGCGAGGGTAATCAGTTAATTGTTGCCATACCTGCGATCGCAATAGCGGTAAATACATACAGGCGGTAACAGATCCACCGCAACCTGTGTGCGATTGCGTTTGCAATAAAATTTCACCCTGCATCAGCGACGATTGCTTGTCTTGACTCCAAGGCATATTSAAACCTCKAATCATCGAGTCTGAGATATAAGAAGACGCAGACATATTAATTTCAGTTACTCCTCAACTTGTCCACCTGTTAGCGCTGAAACGGCGAATCATTAAATAGGATCGAGTCCAACTAACTAAATTCTAGTTTCAGTACCATGCTGCCTAAACCAATCATTTTCAGGAAATTATTCCGAAATTATACAGTAAAAACTGTATTTCTTACCACTGTTTATTAAAACCATAAATTAGGGGCTCGTTAATTTATCTTGTCAACATAAATCTTTAAATCAAAGATGTCCGAAAAAACTGGGTTTATTGCCCATAATTTTACCTAAAAGTCGGAATTTATGATGTAAAACCAGATTTTTTGCGTAGTTGTTGAGAATGATCAAAAATATCAAAATAGAAACAAAACAGTAGTAACCTTGATTGGAGAGGGAAATGAAGTGAATCAATCTTCCTTAAATCGGACATTAACCCAAATTTTTGGCATTCTTCTCGGCATTGGACTAGCTGTTTGGGTACTTAGAGGTTTTGGGATTCTGACGTTTATTCCAGGTGGAGTTATTGGACTATTATTACTAGGGGCGATCGCTGTAGGGGTTCTGAGCTATGTGCAGAGAACCTGGTGGCGCTTGTAGTCTCAATATCTGACTCAAAGAGGTACAAAACTATGGAAGAGTATGTATGTACTGTTTGCGGATACGAATATGACCCCGAAATCGGCGATCCTGATAGCGGTATAGCCCCCGGAACACCCTTTAAAGATATCCCAGAGGATTGGGTGTGTCCAGTTTGCGGCGCGACCAAAGATTTATTTGAACCGCTAGTACCGCAGGGCGGAAGTTAAAAGTCAAAAGTCAAAAGTCAAAAATCAAACAACTGATGGAGTCCCTATTTATGCTTTGCTGTACTAGCCTAGAATTAAAT
The window above is part of the Nodularia spumigena CCY9414 genome. Proteins encoded here:
- the rd gene encoding rubredoxin; the encoded protein is MEEYVCTVCGYEYDPEIGDPDSGIAPGTPFKDIPEDWVCPVCGATKDLFEPLVPQGGS
- a CDS encoding cyclase, translating into MIRGXNMPWSQDKQSSLMQGEILLQTQSHTGCGGSVTACMYLPLLRSQVWQQLTDYPRWVQYFPDLTKSQVLSQGEVKR